The following coding sequences are from one Triticum dicoccoides isolate Atlit2015 ecotype Zavitan chromosome 4A, WEW_v2.0, whole genome shotgun sequence window:
- the LOC119284640 gene encoding protein YLS3-like: protein MATAVQWPVMVVVVMMGAVMAARVGADMDADRSECAEQLVGLAPCLQYVQGQARSPAPDCCGGLSQVLDKSPKCLCVLVKDKDDPNLGIKINASLALALPSACRNTKANVSHCPELLHLPPNSKDAAIFSPGGDKGSAAAPAKDNTASTANSRAQQAASAGTASSTATAGVALAALLAGYLALLLPADFLAAASSF, encoded by the exons ATGGCGACGGCGGTGCAGTGgccggtgatggtggtggtggtgatgatggggGCGGTGATGGCGGCGCGCGTGGGGGCGGACATGGACGCGGACCGGAGCGAGTGCGCGGAGCAGCTGGTGGGGTTGGCGCCGTGCCTGCAGTACGTGCAGGGGCAGGCGCGGTCGCCGGCGCCGGACTGCTGCGGCGGGCTGAGCCAGGTGCTGGACAAGAGCCCCAAGTGCCTGTGCGTGCTGGTCAAGGACAAGGACGACCCCAACCTGGGCATCAAGATCAACGCCTCCCTCGCGCTCGCCCTCCCCTCCGCCTGCCGCAACACCAAGGCCAACGTCTCCCACTGCCCAG AGCTGCTGCACCTCCCTCCGAACTCCAAGGACGCCGCCATCTTCAGCCCCGGCGGCGACAAGGGCTCCGCTGCAGCTCCAG CCAAGGACAACACGGCGTCGACGGCCAACTCCCGCGCGCAGCAGGCGGCCAGCGCCGGCACCGCCTCCTCGACGGCGACCGCCGGCGTCGCACTGGCGGCGTTGCTCGCCGGCTACCTTGCGCTGCTCCTGCCCGCTGACTtcctggccgccgcctcctccttctaG